From the Paenibacillus sp. R14(2021) genome, the window CTTGGCGGGCAGCCGCGAGAGCGTCCCTTTTCCTGCGCTCGTGGAAGCGCTCGTCATGGAGATCTGCTTTGAGATCCTGCGGGAAGCCGGAATCCGTCTTCCACGGACCGTTGGTCAGGCTGTATCAATCGTCGGCGCTCTCGTGCTGGGCGAGGCTGCGGTTCAAGCGGGCATCGTCTCTCATTTCATGGTCATCGTGGTTGCAGTAACAGGGATCGCCAGCTTCTCGACACCCTCTTATAGTCTTGCGATTTCTGCGCGGCTGCTGCGATTCTCGTTCGTGCTGCTTGCTGGATTTCTCGGCTTTTACGGCATTTCGCTCGGTATCATCGTTCTTGTCATCCATTTGAACAGCCTCCGTTCGATCGGAGAGCACTTTCTCGCGCCGTTTACGCCGTTTAAGCTGAAGCAGCACAAGGATATCCTGGTTCGACTCCCCTTCAACAAGCGCAAGCACCTGAAAGGTGAGTCCTCCTTCGCAGGATTCAATCAGCCGAAACAGCGAGGGAAGCTGTCATGAGGCTGATCCGGCTGCTTATCGTTTCGTTATCGGCGGTTATTCTGCTGACGGGCTGCTGGAACAACCGAGAAATTACGGAGCTTGCGATCATTACCGCAATCGGCATCGACCGTGCAGACGACCCGTCGCAATATGTGCTGTCCTTCCAGGTCGTGAATCCAACGGAAATCTCAAGCGTCAGCGGCGGTCCAGCAGGGCTTGAAACGACGACGACGGTCTATACGTCGAAGGGCTCCTCGATCTTCGAAGCGATCCGCAGCGCATCGAAGAAAGTTCCGCGGCAGCTGTTCTTCTCGCATGTCCGCTTGGTTGTGCTAGGCGAAGAAGTCGCACGGGAAGGGATTAACGAGGTTTTTGATTTCTTTGAGCGGTCGCATGAGACGAGAATGACGGCTAACATGCTTATCGCCCGAAACGGAAAAGCACAGGATATTATTTCGGCGGTCGTGCCGCTCGAGCCTATTCAAGCCAATGCCGCAATCGGCGAAATGAAGAGAACGACGAAGGTTTGGTCTCATAATTTGGATTGGCAAATCGACGACATCATTCGGGATTTGATCAGCCCGGGCAAAAATCCAACGTTGAACGGAATCCGGATTCAAGGCGATCAGTCGATGGAAACGAAGAAATCCAATCTGGAGACGACGCGTCCGGCGGCAACAATGGAAATCAGCGGCATCGGCCTCTTTAAGAACGAGAAACTCGTACGCTGGATCGACGGTAACAAAGCACGCGGTCTGGTTCGGTTAAACAACCAAATGAACAGTACGATCACGATGCTTGACTGTGAGGAGCGAAAGAACGGCGTCTCCATCGAAACGCTTCGGTCCAAAACGAAAATAACGGTCAAGCTCGTAAGCGGCAAGCCGCATTTTCGCGTTCATGTCGTGGAAGAAGGGGTGATCAGCGAAATGACCTGCAAGCTGCCCATCGACAGGCCGGACACGATCGGCATGCTGCAGGCAAAATGGAATCAGTCGATCAAGGACGAGATGAGGGCCATTGTGGAGGAAACACAGAAGAGGCAAATGGATTCCATCGGCTTTGGCCTCGTGCTTTCCAGGAAATATCCAAAAGCCTGGAACACCTTGAAGGTTGATTGGGACCGTAAATACGCTAGCGCCGTTGTAGACTATTCGGTGGATTCGGCCATTCTTCGGACAGGCATGCGTTCCACGACATTTCTGAAAATCGAGAATAAATGAATCTAAGGAGGGCTGAACGTATGCAAAAAAACACAATCAGCTTAAGCGAACTGTTCACTTGGGTGGTCATGTACGAATTTGGAAACGCCCTCGTCATCGCGATCGGCATTAAGGCGGGACAGGATTCGTGGATGGCCATCTTAATGGCGATGCTGCTCGGCATGCTTGTATTCGGACTTGTTTACGGTTCGCTCTACCGCATGTTCCCGACGGTCGTCTATACAAAAATGATGCGCGCTGCGCTTGGCAAATGGGTCGGCTGGCTGCTGGGCTTTGCTTATGTCGTTTATTTTGCCTATATATCGTCCCGTAATCTACGTGATTTCGGCGAGCTGCTGACTTCCGTCGCATACGATCAAACACCACTGCTGCCCATTCAGGCCATGATGATGGTGTGCATTGCCTATGCCGTTTCAAGGGGGATAGAAGTATTTGCGCGCACCGTACAATTCTTCTTCGGCGTCACGATGGTGCTGATCGTGCTTTGCATCATCCTCATCTTCATCTCCGATCTCTTCGACATCAATCAATTACTGCCGTTGCTTGGACGAGGGATTAAGCCGGTCTTGTCCACGGTATTCCCGCTCACATACACGTTTCCGTTCGGCGAAATGATCGCCTTCCTGATGCTGATGCCCTTCGTCGCCAAATCCGGGAAAACGATCCGCACCGGACTCGCCGGCATGCTCATGAGCGGTATTATATTGAGCGTCATGGCCTCTCTGAATATCGGCGTTCTGGGTACGGATATCGTCAGCCGCTCGACGTTTCCGTTATTTACGACGATCAGCAAGATCAACATTGCGGAGTTTTTGCAGCGTCTTGATCTAATTGTGCTTCTAACCATGATCGTAACCTGCTTCTTCAAAATTGGAACGTTTTACTTTGCCGCGGTCATCGCAGCAGCCGATTTATTCAAAGAATCCTATGCCAGGCTCGCTTATGCGATCGGGCTTTGCATCCTGCTCTCGTCCATCATCAATGCGAGCAATATCAGCGAGCATCTGCAGGAAGGCCTAGTCATCATCCCTCCATACTTCCACCTTCCGTTCCAGGCCGGAATTCCGCTGCTCATTCTGCTGATCCTTAAAGTACGCAAGAAAGCTGCGGCCGCGCTTAAAGCAGAGGTTGACGTGACGCCGATGGAAATGATGACAATCCCTCAGGAGGAACAAGATCAGCAGGATCAGGGGAAAACGGCTGGTTCTGTTCAGAAGGCAAATTCAAATTATTCGGCGAACTCAAATTCTGCAGCAACGGGATCTGTGCCGGGCGCGGGATCTGCAGCGAATGCAGCTCCAACAGCGGGGTCGGCGTCTGAAAATGTTGGTTCTCCAATGCAACCGGCTTCGGCATCTGATACCGCGTCGAAGTCGAGCTCGCCTGAACCTCAGCAGGCGAACCTACCGGAGCAGACTCAGAATCAGACGAAAGCTGAACCCCAATCGGGCCAACAGGGCGGGATTCATCAGCCTGTTCAGAAACAGACTGCGTCAACTGACGCGTCTGGGACGATATCTCAAGGGCAGCCGCAGAGCTCTGCGAAGGCGGAACCGGGGAATCAAACGGCAGCGTCAAACGATCAGGAGTCGACTGACCCTCAGGCGGAGCAGAGTCAGCAGGCTCCGATGAGCCAGGAGAGCCCTGCTGCTGCGTCGAACGGTCAGGATTCGACTGACCCTCAGGCGGAGCAGAGTCAGCAGGCTCCGATGAGCCAGGAGAGCCCTGTTGCTGCGTCGAACGGTCAGGATTCGACTGACCCTCAGGCTGAGCAGAACCAGCAGGCTCCGGCGAACCAGGAGAGTTCTGAGGCTGCGTCGAACGGTCAAGATTCGACTGACCCTCAGGCAAAGCAGAACCAGCAGGCTCCGGTGAGCCAGGAGAGTTCTGCGACTGCGTCGAACGGTCAGGATTCGACTGATCCTCAGGCGAAGCAGAACCAGCAGGATCCGGCGAATCAGGAGAGTTCTGCGGCTGCGTCGAACGGTCAGGATTCGACTGACCCTCAGGCGGAGCAGAACCAGCAGGCTCCGGTGAATCAGGAGAGTTCTGAGGCTGTGTCGAACGATCAGGATTCGACTGACCCTCAGGCGGAGAAGAATCAGCAGGCTCCGGTGAGCCAGGAGAGTTCTGCGACTGCGTCGAATGATCAGGATTCGACTGACCCTCAGGCGGAGAAGAATCAGCAGGCTCCGGTGAGCCAGGAGAGTTCTGCGACTGCGTCGAACGATCAGGATTCGACTGACCCTCAGGCGAATCAGAACCAGAAGGCTCCGGTGAGTCAGGAGAGTTCTGCGACTGCGTCGAACGATCAGGATTCGACTGATCCTCAGGCGAAGCAGAACCAGCAGGATCCGGCGAATCAGGAGAGTTCTGCGGCTGCGTCGAATGATCAGGATTCGACTGACTCTCAGGCTGAGCAGAACCAGCAGAATCCGGCGAATCAGGAGAGTTCTGCGGCTGCGTCGAACGGTCAGGATTCGGAGTTTGTTCAGAATCAGTCGAAGAAGAGCGCTGACTCTCAATCGAATTCGAGTCAGTCTGATTCCTCGAATTAGAGTCAAAGGGATTTCGCTGCGCAGAGTTTCCGGAATGTTCATTGCCAGAATGTGTCCCAGCAGCGCTTGCGGCAAGCGAAGGCTGGGCGCCAGGCTGGATCATTCGGTGAATTAGAGGACCAAAGAAGAACGGCACGAGTATGATTACTAAATACAGAACCTCAAGTGTAGACATGGAGCGGAACAGACGCAGCATATGGTGCAAGGAAGTATGCAGTGATTCTCCCAGCCATATGTCCATCCAAATATCAAATAATGTAATCGAAGTGGCCACGACGATAAAAACAACCCATTTGCGCATGCTTCATTCCTCCCGCTCAACCTTAACCGATTTCGATATGGCTATAGTTTGAGCTTAGAGGACAGAAAAAAACCTACAAACAAGTTGTAGGTCCGTCAATAATATATTCAAAAAAGGGGGTCAACTTTTATTATAGGCAGACCATGTTAGAGAATCATTGAAAATAAGTTACAGTTTTATTACAAAAAATAAAGCGATTTCTTGTCGTCCGCTAGCACTTCCCCGCAGGCACATGCGGGCCATACGTGACCGCAACCCGAAGCAGTGCCCGGTCACAACCAAATCCCTCCAACCAACTTCTCCCGCAGGCACACGCGGGCCATACGTGACCGCAACTGCGAAGCAGTGCCTGGTCACGCACTATAATCCCTTGCCCGCAAGCGCACGCGGGCCGTTACGTGACCGCGACTGCGAAGCAGTGCCTGGTCACGAACTATAATCCCTTGCCCGCAAGCGCACGCGGGCCGTTACGTGACCGCGACTGCGAAGCAGTGCCTGGTCACGCACTATAATCCCTTGCCCGCAAGCGCACGCGGGCCGTTACGTGACCGCGACTGCGAAGCAGTGCCTGGTCACGCATCCCAGCTCCAAATGTAAAGTGTGTCCCACAGGGACGAAAACGAGCCGGGCAAGCAGCAGCTCAAACGCACTCTGCCACCCAACTCGTTCTACTGTCCGGGTGTCCAGAGGGCCGGGGCCCTTGGGGTCCCCCTTCTAGG encodes:
- a CDS encoding GerAB/ArcD/ProY family transporter; its protein translation is MQKNTISLSELFTWVVMYEFGNALVIAIGIKAGQDSWMAILMAMLLGMLVFGLVYGSLYRMFPTVVYTKMMRAALGKWVGWLLGFAYVVYFAYISSRNLRDFGELLTSVAYDQTPLLPIQAMMMVCIAYAVSRGIEVFARTVQFFFGVTMVLIVLCIILIFISDLFDINQLLPLLGRGIKPVLSTVFPLTYTFPFGEMIAFLMLMPFVAKSGKTIRTGLAGMLMSGIILSVMASLNIGVLGTDIVSRSTFPLFTTISKINIAEFLQRLDLIVLLTMIVTCFFKIGTFYFAAVIAAADLFKESYARLAYAIGLCILLSSIINASNISEHLQEGLVIIPPYFHLPFQAGIPLLILLILKVRKKAAAALKAEVDVTPMEMMTIPQEEQDQQDQGKTAGSVQKANSNYSANSNSAATGSVPGAGSAANAAPTAGSASENVGSPMQPASASDTASKSSSPEPQQANLPEQTQNQTKAEPQSGQQGGIHQPVQKQTASTDASGTISQGQPQSSAKAEPGNQTAASNDQESTDPQAEQSQQAPMSQESPAAASNGQDSTDPQAEQSQQAPMSQESPVAASNGQDSTDPQAEQNQQAPANQESSEAASNGQDSTDPQAKQNQQAPVSQESSATASNGQDSTDPQAKQNQQDPANQESSAAASNGQDSTDPQAEQNQQAPVNQESSEAVSNDQDSTDPQAEKNQQAPVSQESSATASNDQDSTDPQAEKNQQAPVSQESSATASNDQDSTDPQANQNQKAPVSQESSATASNDQDSTDPQAKQNQQDPANQESSAAASNDQDSTDSQAEQNQQNPANQESSAAASNGQDSEFVQNQSKKSADSQSNSSQSDSSN
- a CDS encoding Ger(x)C family spore germination protein, with protein sequence MRLIRLLIVSLSAVILLTGCWNNREITELAIITAIGIDRADDPSQYVLSFQVVNPTEISSVSGGPAGLETTTTVYTSKGSSIFEAIRSASKKVPRQLFFSHVRLVVLGEEVAREGINEVFDFFERSHETRMTANMLIARNGKAQDIISAVVPLEPIQANAAIGEMKRTTKVWSHNLDWQIDDIIRDLISPGKNPTLNGIRIQGDQSMETKKSNLETTRPAATMEISGIGLFKNEKLVRWIDGNKARGLVRLNNQMNSTITMLDCEERKNGVSIETLRSKTKITVKLVSGKPHFRVHVVEEGVISEMTCKLPIDRPDTIGMLQAKWNQSIKDEMRAIVEETQKRQMDSIGFGLVLSRKYPKAWNTLKVDWDRKYASAVVDYSVDSAILRTGMRSTTFLKIENK